The Quercus robur chromosome 7, dhQueRobu3.1, whole genome shotgun sequence genome has a segment encoding these proteins:
- the LOC126691436 gene encoding uncharacterized protein LOC126691436 codes for MDIDGGNSDGEERSSEGTSEGTVDNRPFILPEDWAVNRFLPGMSGKVFRELRIHYQIPNHIPLRLPREGERCYSGRTADVGMYDAMFAAGLRDGFCEAKDTGCRSSSEGGEEGQGSRGEASSTPTAVAKVAKRKPDGSDGRPSKKPAVTPSVEPLKEKSPPTSGHGAGKGVMTSAGPVTEGPCRLLTHKEYAVGEVESLIKPTDMEPCDQVGTEDLGASALFDLSRALVRVKALRDRCVAKEGVVSRVRSHNKNLLNQQAQYKEAVRLLNQELQEVKEKLTTVSGENVKLQGEVTALEEKLQTAGADAIGDFKTSQSFIDSCGQYYGTGFDDCLRQVASAFPELDLSGISMDDGDDVSLQPEPTPEHDGSVVLAQPAANPTASDSPTVIVDVEDHQADGNPADAPPA; via the exons ATGGATATTGACGGAGGGAATAGTGACGGGGAGGAGAGATCCAGTGAAGGAACCTCGGAGGGTACCGTAGataaccgtcccttcattctTCCTGAGGATTGGGCCGTCAACAGATTTTTGCCTGGGATGAGTGGTAAAGTTTTTAGGGAGTTACGGATCCATTATCAAATCCCAAACCACATCCCCCTCCGTCTCCCTAGAGAGGGTGAGAGGTGTTACTCCGGGCGGACAGCGGACGTCGGCATGTATGACGCCATGTTTGCTGCCGGCCTGAG AGATGGATTCTGCGAAGCAAAGGATACGGGCTGCCGCAGCTCGTCAGAAGGAGGAGAGGAAGGCCAAGGAAGCAGGGGGGAAGCCTCGTCAACCCCCACGGCCGTCGCCAAAGTGGCGAAGAGGAAACCTGACGGGAGTGACGGCCGTCCCTCGAAAAAGCCTGCCGTTACTCCGTCAGTCGAACCATTGAAGGAAAAGTCCCCTCCGACGTCTGGCCATGGTGCGGGAAAGGGGGTGATGACTTCCGCTGGTCCCGTCACTGAGGGTCCGTGCCGTCTCCTAACCCACAAAGAATATGCCGTCGGGGAGGTTGAATCCCTGATAAAACCGACGGACATGGAGCCCTGTGATCAAGTAGGGACGGAGGATTTAGGGGCGTCGGCCCTCTTTGATCTCTCCAGG gccttggttcgtgtCAAAGCCCTCCGTGACCGTTGCGTGGCGAAGGAGGGGGTCGTCAGTCGAGTTCGCAGCCATAACAAGAACTTGCTGAATCAGCAGGCTCAGTATAAGGAAGCCGTCCGTCTCCTTAACCAGGAGCTGCAGGAAGTCAAGGAGAAACTGACGACGGTCAGTGGCGAGAACGTCAAGCTCCAAGGAGAGGTGACGGCTCTGGAGGAGAAGTTACAGACGGCGGGGGCTGACGCGATTGGAGACTTCAAAACGTCGCAGTCATTTATCGACTCATGTGGTCAATATTACGGCACTGGGTTCGATGACTGCCTTCGACAGGTCGCGTCGGCCTTCCCGGAGCTGGACTTATCTGGGATTTCAATGGATGATGGAGACGACGTCTCTCTTCAGCCAGAACCTACTCCGGAGCATGACGGCTCGGTAGTCCTGGCTCAGCCTGCTGCTAATCCTACAGCTTCAGATTCTCCAACCGTTATCGTGGATGTTGAAGACCATCAGGCTGACGGAAATCCTGCTGACGCTCCTCCTGCTTAA